A stretch of the Staphylococcus sp. NRL 16/872 genome encodes the following:
- the sdrM gene encoding multidrug efflux MFS transporter SdrM, producing the protein MNIKSIGIVVTLVLTMFMAAIESSIISLAMPTIRKDLHAGPEISLVFTVYFIALVVANPIVGELLTRFKILYIAMVGLLLFGIGSLMSGMSGTFYMLIVSRAIQGIGAGVMMSLTQIVPKLAFEIPFRYKIMGIVGSVWGISSIIGPLLGGGILEFATWHWLFFINIPIAIIAIILAFLTFHFSEETEVQAGRFDVKGLSLFYIFIGLLMFSILNKSMLILNLVAFILAIIIAIVLVKFENKTTHPFIPIGEFNRSVSLVFITDLLIAMCLMGYNLYIPVYLQDHLKLSPLQSGLVIFPLSVAWLTLNFNLARIEDRLSRKALYIGAFTLLLVSSTILIFGSNAPLLIAATVILAGLSFGFVYTKDSVIVQEETNSKHMKKMMSFYALTKNLGSSIGSTIMGYLYAMSTGLIDGNLHNILGAVSVVAIVLIVIWITLYKNDQQSA; encoded by the coding sequence ATGAATATAAAATCAATAGGGATTGTAGTTACGTTAGTACTAACAATGTTTATGGCCGCAATTGAAAGTTCAATTATTTCACTAGCTATGCCAACAATACGTAAAGATTTACATGCAGGTCCTGAAATATCTTTAGTATTTACTGTTTATTTTATTGCTTTAGTAGTAGCGAATCCTATTGTAGGTGAACTATTAACTCGATTTAAAATATTATATATTGCAATGGTAGGACTACTTTTATTTGGAATTGGTAGTTTAATGTCAGGTATGAGTGGCACTTTTTATATGCTTATTGTTTCAAGAGCTATCCAAGGTATCGGTGCAGGTGTCATGATGTCATTAACACAAATCGTTCCGAAACTCGCTTTTGAGATTCCTTTTCGTTATAAAATCATGGGCATCGTAGGTAGTGTATGGGGAATTTCTAGTATCATTGGACCATTACTTGGTGGAGGCATTTTAGAATTTGCGACATGGCATTGGCTATTCTTTATCAATATCCCAATTGCAATTATTGCCATTATTCTAGCATTCCTAACATTTCACTTTTCGGAAGAAACGGAAGTACAAGCAGGTCGTTTTGATGTGAAAGGCTTATCTCTCTTTTATATCTTTATTGGTTTATTAATGTTTAGTATTTTAAATAAATCAATGCTTATTTTAAACTTAGTAGCATTCATATTAGCCATTATTATTGCCATCGTGTTAGTTAAATTTGAGAATAAAACTACGCATCCTTTTATTCCTATAGGTGAATTTAATCGTTCAGTCTCATTAGTATTTATAACTGATTTACTAATCGCGATGTGTTTAATGGGATATAATTTATATATTCCTGTTTATCTTCAAGATCACTTGAAATTATCTCCATTACAAAGTGGTTTAGTCATCTTTCCTCTATCAGTAGCATGGCTTACTTTAAACTTTAATCTAGCTAGAATAGAAGATAGATTATCTAGAAAAGCATTATATATAGGCGCTTTCACTTTATTATTAGTAAGTAGTACCATTTTAATCTTTGGTTCAAATGCACCACTTCTAATTGCAGCAACAGTTATATTAGCAGGTTTAAGCTTTGGATTTGTTTATACAAAAGATAGTGTGATTGTGCAAGAGGAAACAAATTCAAAACATATGAAGAAAATGATGTCATTTTATGCGTTAACTAAAAATTTAGGTTCATCTATTGGATCTACTATAATGGGTTATTTATATGCTATGTCTACAGGATTAATAGATGGTAACTTACACAACATACTTGGTGCAGTGTCAGTGGTAGCTATAGTCTTAATTGTAATTTGGATAACATTGTATAAAAATGACCAACAAAGTGCGTAG
- a CDS encoding MDR family MFS transporter gives MANIEVSKRKSNLIVAVMLLSAFIAILNQTLLNTALPHIMRELHTSENTAQWLVTGFMLVNGTMIPLTAFLMDRIKTKPLYLVSMGMFLVGSIIAAIAPNFGTLMVARIIQAMGAGIIMPLMQFTLFTLFSKEKRGFAMGLAGLVIQFAPAIGPTFTGLIIDNASWRVPFIIVVGIALVGYIFGAISLTSYNETKQTQLDKRSVVYSTLGFGLMLYAFSSAGNLGFTNPIVIISFIIGMIIVGVFIRRQLTISNPLLNLWVFRSKIFTFSTITSMIVMMSMVGPALLIPLFVQNGLGLSAFMSGMVIMPGALLNGLMSVYTGKIYDKYGPRLLILTGFSILTITTIFLAFLKYDTSYTLLVVVYAIRMFAVSLLMMPINTTGINALKNKDISHGTAIMNFGRVMAGSLGTALMVTFMSIGAKLLSPDATKNVSKEILERQSVAAGVDLSFAIVSVLVVIGFVFSLFIKEDRHPSQKSKNTRDI, from the coding sequence ATGGCAAATATCGAAGTGTCTAAGCGCAAAAGTAATTTAATCGTTGCCGTTATGCTTTTAAGTGCTTTTATAGCCATTTTAAATCAAACGCTATTAAATACTGCATTACCTCATATAATGAGAGAATTGCATACTTCCGAGAATACAGCACAATGGCTAGTAACAGGATTTATGCTAGTTAATGGAACAATGATTCCTTTAACCGCCTTTCTCATGGATCGAATAAAAACTAAACCACTTTATTTAGTTTCAATGGGAATGTTCCTAGTTGGTTCCATCATTGCAGCGATTGCTCCTAATTTTGGTACTTTAATGGTAGCCAGAATTATTCAAGCAATGGGCGCAGGTATAATTATGCCACTAATGCAATTCACTTTATTTACTTTATTTTCTAAAGAAAAACGTGGATTCGCAATGGGACTTGCAGGGTTAGTTATTCAATTCGCTCCAGCAATTGGGCCTACATTTACAGGTTTAATAATAGATAATGCAAGTTGGAGAGTTCCATTCATTATAGTAGTAGGTATTGCTCTAGTAGGATATATTTTCGGTGCTATTTCTTTAACAAGTTATAATGAAACGAAACAGACACAATTAGATAAACGTTCTGTAGTTTATTCAACATTAGGCTTTGGATTAATGTTATACGCTTTCAGTAGTGCAGGAAATCTAGGATTTACAAATCCTATTGTCATTATTTCATTTATAATTGGAATGATTATTGTGGGCGTATTTATAAGAAGACAATTAACTATTTCCAATCCTTTATTAAACTTATGGGTATTTAGAAGTAAAATATTCACCTTTAGTACTATTACTTCAATGATTGTAATGATGTCAATGGTTGGACCAGCCTTACTTATTCCATTATTTGTACAAAATGGTTTAGGTCTCTCAGCGTTTATGTCTGGGATGGTAATTATGCCAGGTGCATTACTTAATGGTTTAATGTCAGTGTATACTGGCAAAATTTACGATAAATACGGACCTCGATTACTCATATTAACAGGTTTTTCTATACTAACTATCACTACGATTTTCTTAGCTTTCTTAAAATACGATACATCCTATACCTTATTAGTAGTAGTTTATGCTATAAGAATGTTTGCTGTATCATTATTAATGATGCCTATTAATACAACAGGTATTAATGCATTGAAAAATAAGGATATATCACATGGGACTGCAATTATGAACTTCGGTCGTGTTATGGCAGGTTCATTAGGGACAGCGCTAATGGTTACATTTATGAGTATAGGGGCAAAATTGTTGAGTCCGGATGCAACTAAAAATGTGAGCAAAGAAATACTTGAACGACAAAGTGTTGCGGC
- a CDS encoding hemolysin III family protein — translation MSKTSKNTKDTVVESFKDIIPLSFGEEIGNAASHGAAALLMLFILPYAAVHSYGEHGTLSSVSVSIYVISIFMMFISSTIYHSMQNYTAHKYILRIIDHSMIYVAIAGTYTPVLLTVVGGWIGWLVFILLWGTTIWGILYKSISVKVNQKLSLIVYLVMGWVGIIFLPIIIMRTSWLFLLFIVLGGVSYTIGAWFYAQKNRPYFHMIWHIFIVIASFLHLIAILYFM, via the coding sequence ATGTCTAAAACATCTAAGAATACAAAAGATACTGTTGTTGAATCTTTTAAAGACATCATTCCTCTATCTTTTGGTGAAGAAATAGGTAATGCAGCATCTCATGGAGCTGCAGCATTATTAATGCTGTTTATCCTACCTTATGCAGCGGTTCATAGTTATGGTGAACATGGCACTCTAAGTTCAGTTAGTGTGTCGATATATGTAATAAGTATTTTTATGATGTTTATCTCTTCAACTATCTATCATTCCATGCAAAACTATACTGCACATAAATACATACTAAGAATTATTGATCACAGTATGATTTATGTTGCTATTGCAGGAACTTATACTCCAGTGCTTTTAACAGTAGTAGGTGGTTGGATAGGATGGCTCGTATTTATATTATTATGGGGCACTACAATATGGGGCATTTTATATAAATCCATCTCGGTAAAGGTTAACCAAAAACTAAGTTTAATCGTCTACTTAGTCATGGGGTGGGTTGGTATTATCTTTTTACCAATCATTATCATGCGAACATCATGGCTCTTTTTATTATTTATTGTACTCGGTGGCGTTTCCTATACAATCGGAGCATGGTTTTATGCGCAGAAAAATCGCCCTTATTTTCATATGATTTGGCATATATTTATTGTGATAGCTTCATTTTTACATTTAATCGCTATTCTATATTTTATGTGA
- a CDS encoding SepA family multidrug efflux transporter codes for MRFSKNKFNNIVVMIFVLAIFVVSGGIFLTFLGFGLFGLSRILIFLKLGYFTYNKNFFDNLIYYGSYIVFGYFILFAIEHLMDYFRKQLPNNPYFNGATYHLISYIVTTVMFYFIIHIHYVYIKIEFWVIAVIIGLLFIFKIIFYPESENLNENK; via the coding sequence ATGAGATTTTCAAAAAATAAATTTAATAATATTGTTGTAATGATTTTTGTCCTCGCTATTTTTGTAGTTTCTGGTGGGATATTTTTAACGTTTCTAGGATTTGGTTTATTCGGTTTAAGTCGAATCCTTATTTTTTTAAAGTTAGGATATTTTACGTATAATAAGAATTTTTTTGATAATTTAATCTATTACGGTAGTTATATTGTTTTCGGATATTTTATCTTATTTGCTATTGAACATTTAATGGATTACTTCAGAAAACAGTTGCCAAACAATCCGTATTTTAACGGTGCAACTTATCATTTAATTTCTTATATCGTTACTACAGTGATGTTTTATTTTATTATCCATATTCATTATGTATATATAAAAATTGAATTTTGGGTAATTGCAGTAATAATCGGATTACTATTTATTTTTAAAATTATTTTTTATCCTGAAAGTGAAAACTTAAATGAAAATAAATAA